TGCCTTATGCCATTGTTGAAGAGTTGTTCCGCGTGCTACGCACGGAAAAATTGTGCGAGGTCAAAGGACTCAGTGGCGCGCGTGGCATTCTCTATCGTTACAACCTGACAGAGCTAGGCCGCGCGCGCGCACGCGACTACATGGAAGTCAGCCAATATGTCGGACCAGCGCCGGTGCCGCTGATTCAGTACGAGGCAATGATGGCTCGCCAATCGGTGCTGAACGTTCGCATCAACCGGCGGATGCTCGAAGCTGGCGTGACACATCTGGTGTTGCCGACGTCACTGATTAACCAACTGGGTGAAGCGGTCAATTCCGGTTGGCCGATTTTCCTGTATGGCGAGCCAGGCAATGGTAAAACGGCATTGGCTGAGGCCATCGGCGAGATGCTCGGCAGCGTGGCCGGCGGCGAGATGTTCATCCCCTATGCCATCGAGATTGATAATCAGATCATTCAGGTTTATGACCCTGTCACGCACGTTGCTCTGGAAGTGGTCAGTGGCAATCCCAGCTCACTGATTGAGATCGAATCAGACACGGAGTATGACACGCGCTGGGTCCTCTGCAAACGACCGATTGTTTTCACCGGCGGCGAATTGACGCTGCCGATGTTGGACCTTTCATTCAATCCCATTTCCAAATACTACGAAGCACCTCCCCAGGTCAAAGCCAGCGGCGGCGTCTTCATCGTTGACGACTTCGGACGTCAACAGGTTCAACCGCAAGACTTGCTCAACCGCTGGATCGTGCCATTGGAAAAACGTGTAGACTACCTGACCCTGCACACGGGCAAAAAGTTCCGTGTTCCGTTTGATACCATCGTGGTATTTGCCACGAACCTTGAACCAAGCAAGCTAGCTGATGAAGCTTTCCTGCGACGTATCCGCAACAAGATTTTCGTCGGCGATCCATCGCTGGATATTTACACGGAAATTTTCAAACGACTCTGCGAGAAGAAGGGTATCCCGTTCGAGCCGGAAGCCATTGACTACTTGTACAACGAATACTACTTGAAGTACGGCATCGGCATGAGGAGTTGTCAACCACGCGATATTATTGAGCAAATCATGAGCATCGCCAAGTTCAACGAAATTCCACCCTCACTAGACCGAGACCTGATTGATCGAGCGTGCCAGATTTACTTCATGCTCAAGCCACCAGACCAAGACCTCAGCAGTATCTACGAATCGGTGCCCAGCCGTCATACCAACCATTTTTGAGCCTACAACCGAAGAGGGTTTAACGCCAAGAGAGCAAGGTCGCCAGCCGATACACGTTATTGAATCGAGCTGGCGACGTTGGTCTCTTGCCAATCCGTGTTGGCGATTGGCAGGCGCGGCGTGCCCGAATGGATATACGACCCAATATGTCAATGCGCGAGTTCGTATCTGCCAGATTCGCAGGCACGACAGCCATGTTTTGCTTCAGGCGTTAATCAATCCCCGACTCGATGCAATATCTTCTCGATGCCAGCCTGAAATACATCGGGCGGCGGTAGCAAACTAGCGACCAAATATCCATCAGCAGCAAAGTCGAAGAAGTAGCCTGGATGAATCAACACGCCGTCTTGCTCAAGCAGCGTCAGTACCAGCTCTTCCTCGGGGTATGTACAGGGAACACGAATAACCGCATACCAGCCGCCCTCTGCATCCAGACATTCGCACGTCGAAGTGGCTTTCAATCGGTTGAGCAGGTACTGACGATTAACCAATACGCGACTCAGAATTGGTTGACTGAGCCGAACGCGTTGCGCCATCCAGCGCGGCAAAGCGTGTTGCACAGGTGTATTGACAGACAGATAAGTATCGGCGATGACCTCCAATCGAGCCAACGCCTCGCCGAGCAGACCGGCGGGACCGCTCGCACAAAGCCATGCTAGCTTCATCTGCGGCAAGCCTAGCAACTTGGAGATGCCACCAAGCGCAAAAGCCAGCACATCAGTCGCGCCAGCCACCGTGACCACGCGATCAGCATTGGTCGAGAATGGATAATCGGCAAAAACTTCGTCGCAGATGAGCGCCAGACCATGCGCGCGACAGGCAGCGACCAGCTCGCTCAATTCTTGACGGTGCAACCACGAGCCGGTCGGATTGTTGGGACTGACGACCACAATGGCCCGCGTCCGAGCCGTGATCAACCGGTGGATGTCAGTCAGATCAATATGCCACTGGCCGCTGTAGACCAACGGATATGCAACCAGCTCGACGTCATTGATTGTTGCCAGGAAATCCAACAGCGGATAGCTCGGTCGTGGCACAAGCACGCAGTCGCCCGGATTGGCCAACAGGCGAAACAGGAATGAATAGGCTTCGCTCGTGCTGGCGGTTAATATGATTTGGTCAGGATCAACAGAAACGCCTTTGCCGGCGTAATAGGCAGCGACTGCCTGCCGCGCTGGCAACATGCCTTTTGGCGATGGTTCGTAAACAAGGCTTTCAGGTTTGCCTAAGACCGAGAGAATGTCGTCGGGATAGCTCAAGCCGCAGCGCGTCGGATTTGATTCGGTCAAATCCAGGATCGGCAGCCCGGCGCGGCGCCGTGCCTCGAGCTGTTGACTCAACTTGTTCGGCGTCAATTTCCAGTCAGTGCGTGAGGCCCACATCAGGGCATTAGAATACAATGGAGCGGGTACGATGACCAAGCGTGCGCTTTAGCGCCGGTGATTTTGCCTAGCAAAAATCAATGCGGAAGAGCAGCGACCAAATCCATCACGCAGCGTCTAGCTGATGCTGCCAGCTTGGCCAAGATGCGCAAATTCTACACCCCGGCGATGAATACCAAATCAGCAGCCGTCTACTTTGAACCTAACGCACTCAAATCAACCCAACATCACGGTGATGCGATCCATCACCGCGTGGCCTACCGACTCAGTCATCTGGCCAAGCTGCTGAAGCTGACGGCTGGAGCCGGCTGCGGCAGCGACGGTCTCTCACGGCGATGCCTGCCTCTTCGGTGATGGCATTGCCAATCTGAATCAATTCGGCTCCCTCAGCGCCAGCCTGTCACGGCGATGCCTGCGGATAGAGCTTCTTCATCAGTTGATCTTTGACTTTGGTTCCTGCCTCGAATGAGGCGTCGGCTTTCTCTCGCGCAGCGGCGAAATTCAACGCATGCCACTGAGTTTTGCCTGCTTTCAACAGGCTCCGAACCGTCTTCATTTGGTCTGTTTCCTTCGTCAGGTCCAGCTTTTTATCCTGACCAACTTCCAGCAACCGGTCTGCCCAGATGAGCATCGCATTGGCACGACTGATGGCTTCCATCACCTCCTGTGCCTTTTGTGGAATTTCGGGTCGAGCCGGTAACGGGCCGTTGATGGTGTTGTGACAACTCGCGCACAAGGCAGCGGCTTGCGTCGGCGAATGCACAACGGCTGACGCCATGTGGGCATGACAGGTCGTGCAGTTGGGGCCTAACCCGGACGCCTTCAATTTTTCGTAATGCCGACTCGTCGTGAACGCGGCGACAGTTTCGGCATGGCAGGTTCCACACGTTTGCGGCAATTGATTGGGATGAACTTTGCTCTGTGGATTGGCCACCGGCAGCACAATCTCCTGATGCGATTTGGCCTTGTCCTTCACCGTCGGGTCGCCGCCGTGGCATTGCTCACAGCCGACAAGATGGTCGCGATGTACCGACACATGCCATTCAAAATAGCGATTACTCACCGACAACGGCGACTTGATCTGAGCATGACACGTGACGCACGTATTCTGTGGCAAGATATTCTGGCTCTGCTGCTCGGGCTTGGCCGTCAACCAGCCGGGCAGAAGCGCCAGCCACAGCGCCAGAACGAAAAGCGTGCAGAGTTGTTTGCACATAGCTGTTGACCTCCATAGCCGAACGTAATACGTGAG
This window of the Blastocatellia bacterium genome carries:
- a CDS encoding ATP-binding protein, translated to MSNNQLHSTASWQSDLIRTSLPAEYPPVPSSFEELGLEQDLLVQLLVKTLYVVGELTEASAAQRLKVPYAIVEELFRVLRTEKLCEVKGLSGARGILYRYNLTELGRARARDYMEVSQYVGPAPVPLIQYEAMMARQSVLNVRINRRMLEAGVTHLVLPTSLINQLGEAVNSGWPIFLYGEPGNGKTALAEAIGEMLGSVAGGEMFIPYAIEIDNQIIQVYDPVTHVALEVVSGNPSSLIEIESDTEYDTRWVLCKRPIVFTGGELTLPMLDLSFNPISKYYEAPPQVKASGGVFIVDDFGRQQVQPQDLLNRWIVPLEKRVDYLTLHTGKKFRVPFDTIVVFATNLEPSKLADEAFLRRIRNKIFVGDPSLDIYTEIFKRLCEKKGIPFEPEAIDYLYNEYYLKYGIGMRSCQPRDIIEQIMSIAKFNEIPPSLDRDLIDRACQIYFMLKPPDQDLSSIYESVPSRHTNHF
- a CDS encoding pyridoxal phosphate-dependent aminotransferase; translated protein: MSQQLEARRRAGLPILDLTESNPTRCGLSYPDDILSVLGKPESLVYEPSPKGMLPARQAVAAYYAGKGVSVDPDQIILTASTSEAYSFLFRLLANPGDCVLVPRPSYPLLDFLATINDVELVAYPLVYSGQWHIDLTDIHRLITARTRAIVVVSPNNPTGSWLHRQELSELVAACRAHGLALICDEVFADYPFSTNADRVVTVAGATDVLAFALGGISKLLGLPQMKLAWLCASGPAGLLGEALARLEVIADTYLSVNTPVQHALPRWMAQRVRLSQPILSRVLVNRQYLLNRLKATSTCECLDAEGGWYAVIRVPCTYPEEELVLTLLEQDGVLIHPGYFFDFAADGYLVASLLPPPDVFQAGIEKILHRVGD